In Sphingopyxis sp. 113P3, one DNA window encodes the following:
- a CDS encoding TadE/TadG family type IV pilus assembly protein, producing the protein MRRDTLLRRLRKQQRGAAAVEFALAAPVFLLLLMGIFDYSWQMYARQVLQGAVSHAGRDATLETNAASQTDLDAAVRKKVTDVFHDATLTFDRKAYESYDDIGDPEAFTDKNGNGSYDSGECFEDVNGNGNWDADRGAAGNGGAEDVVLYTASMKVTRILPVWRMLGQSQETTLTATTVLRNQPYNTATSTTQVICK; encoded by the coding sequence ATGCGGCGCGATACCCTCCTCCGTCGGCTGCGGAAGCAGCAAAGGGGCGCGGCCGCCGTCGAGTTTGCGCTCGCCGCGCCGGTCTTCCTCCTCCTGCTCATGGGGATCTTCGACTATTCGTGGCAGATGTACGCCAGGCAGGTGCTGCAGGGCGCGGTGAGCCACGCCGGGCGCGATGCGACACTGGAGACCAATGCGGCGAGCCAGACGGATCTCGACGCTGCCGTCCGCAAAAAGGTTACCGACGTGTTCCACGACGCGACGCTAACATTCGATCGCAAGGCCTATGAGAGCTACGACGACATTGGCGACCCCGAAGCCTTCACCGACAAGAATGGCAACGGCAGCTACGACAGCGGCGAATGTTTCGAGGATGTCAATGGGAACGGAAACTGGGACGCTGACCGCGGCGCGGCAGGCAATGGCGGTGCCGAGGATGTCGTTCTCTACACCGCGTCCATGAAGGTCACGCGCATCCTGCCAGTGTGGCGGATGCTGGGGCAGTCGCAGGAAACGACGCTGACAGCGACCACCGTGCTGCGCAACCAGCCGTATAACACCGCGACCTCCACGACTCAGGTGATATGCAAATGA
- a CDS encoding TadE/TadG family type IV pilus assembly protein, translated as MTRLLHRVRATATRLARETGGAVFVEMAFTVPFLVLIGFAGLEIANLTLVNTRISQIGLSAADNASRIAFGSNLSLPRVRELDINEVFTGVEEQARQLNFRSNGRIILSSLERNSDGGQWIHWQRCYGNLNVSSSYGAEGTGKTGTDFPGMGPSGREVTAAAGTAVMFVEVVYEYQPLLYGKWLGPKTIRSTAAFNIREGRDLSQIYNPSPAATKSSCS; from the coding sequence ATGACGAGGCTCCTTCACCGTGTCCGGGCAACCGCGACTCGTCTCGCGCGCGAGACGGGCGGCGCCGTCTTCGTCGAAATGGCGTTCACTGTTCCCTTTCTCGTGCTCATCGGTTTCGCGGGGCTCGAGATTGCCAATCTGACGCTCGTGAACACACGGATCAGTCAGATCGGGCTGAGCGCCGCCGATAACGCCTCGCGCATCGCCTTCGGCAGCAACCTGTCGCTGCCGCGCGTACGCGAACTCGACATCAACGAGGTGTTTACCGGGGTTGAGGAACAGGCGCGCCAACTGAATTTTCGCAGCAACGGCCGCATCATCCTCTCCAGCCTTGAACGCAACAGCGACGGCGGGCAGTGGATCCACTGGCAGCGCTGCTACGGCAATCTCAACGTCTCCTCAAGTTATGGCGCTGAGGGTACGGGCAAGACCGGAACGGACTTTCCTGGCATGGGGCCGAGCGGCCGCGAGGTTACCGCAGCGGCGGGGACGGCCGTGATGTTCGTTGAGGTCGTCTACGAATATCAGCCGCTGCTCTACGGAAAATGGCTGGGTCCGAAGACGATCCGCTCGACTGCGGCGTTCAACATTCGCGAAGGGCGCGACTTGAGCCAAATTTACAACCCCTCGCCGGCGGCGACCAAGTCGAGCTGTTCCTGA
- a CDS encoding glutamate--cysteine ligase, with the protein MSTRQVSDRNDPIIESRDQLAAPMAKGEKPREMWRIGTEHEKFVYRTSDHSAPSYDEPGGIRDLLMALTRYGWEPVCEGGNVIALSGSDGAISLEPAGQLELSGAPLENLHQTCAETGRHLKQVKEVGAELGLGFLGLGMWPDKGRDDLPRMPKGRYKIMLEHMPRVGTMGLDMMLRTCTIQTNLDYASEADMAQKFRVSLALQPLATALFAASPFTDGRPNGYMSYRSHIWTDTDPARTGMLPFVFEDGFGYDRYVDYMLDVPMYFVFRDGRYIDAAGQSFRDFLKGELPALPGELPLLSDWNDHLSTAFPEVRLKSFLEMRGADGGPWNRICALPALWVGLLYDQGALDAAWDLVKGWSIEDQQALRDAVPRDGLCAPAPGGGTIGDLAHEVLDIAAAGLAARGEVNSMGENEVGFLEPLRRIAKSGKSPAHDLLDRYEGAWAQDLSNIYGELSF; encoded by the coding sequence ATGAGCACGCGGCAGGTTTCAGATCGAAACGATCCCATCATCGAAAGCCGCGACCAGCTCGCGGCCCCCATGGCGAAGGGCGAAAAGCCTCGCGAGATGTGGCGCATCGGCACCGAGCACGAGAAATTCGTCTATCGCACCAGCGACCACAGCGCCCCGTCTTACGACGAGCCCGGGGGCATACGCGACCTTTTGATGGCGCTCACGCGCTACGGCTGGGAACCCGTTTGCGAGGGCGGCAATGTGATCGCGCTTTCGGGCAGCGACGGCGCGATCAGCCTCGAACCTGCCGGGCAATTGGAGTTGTCGGGCGCCCCGCTCGAAAATCTTCACCAGACGTGCGCCGAGACCGGCCGTCATCTCAAGCAGGTCAAGGAAGTCGGCGCCGAACTCGGTCTCGGCTTTCTGGGTCTTGGCATGTGGCCGGACAAGGGTCGGGACGACCTGCCGCGCATGCCCAAGGGCCGCTACAAGATCATGCTCGAGCACATGCCGCGTGTTGGCACGATGGGGCTCGACATGATGCTGCGCACCTGCACGATCCAGACCAATCTCGATTATGCGAGCGAGGCCGACATGGCGCAAAAATTCCGCGTCTCGCTCGCGCTCCAGCCCCTTGCGACCGCGCTGTTTGCCGCCTCGCCGTTCACTGACGGCCGGCCAAACGGCTATATGTCGTACCGCAGCCACATCTGGACCGACACCGACCCCGCACGCACCGGCATGCTGCCCTTCGTGTTCGAGGACGGCTTCGGCTATGACCGCTATGTCGACTATATGCTCGACGTTCCGATGTATTTCGTCTTCCGCGACGGCCGGTATATCGATGCGGCGGGGCAGAGCTTCCGCGATTTCCTGAAGGGCGAACTGCCTGCGCTCCCCGGCGAACTGCCGCTGCTCAGCGACTGGAACGATCATCTTTCGACCGCCTTTCCCGAGGTGCGGCTCAAGAGCTTCCTCGAAATGCGCGGCGCCGACGGCGGGCCGTGGAACCGCATCTGTGCGCTTCCGGCGCTGTGGGTCGGACTGCTCTACGACCAGGGCGCGCTCGACGCCGCCTGGGACCTCGTGAAGGGCTGGAGCATCGAGGACCAGCAGGCGCTGCGCGATGCGGTGCCGAGGGACGGCCTTTGCGCCCCCGCCCCCGGCGGCGGTACAATCGGCGACCTTGCGCACGAGGTTCTCGACATCGCCGCGGCGGGCCTCGCCGCACGCGGCGAAGTCAACTCGATGGGCGAAAATGAAGTGGGCTTTCTCGAACCGCTCCGACGCATCGCCAAGAGCGGCAAATCCCCCGCGCACGACCTGCTCGATCGCTACGAGGGAGCCTGGGCGCAGGACCTGTCGAACATCTACGGCGAACTCAGTTTCTAA
- the ubiA gene encoding 4-hydroxybenzoate octaprenyltransferase, which produces MTAAHPPDSQHLGFLVLLPAAMRPYALLARFDRPIGWWLLYWPCAWGLALGGGARSHWPLFFWMLLGAIVMRGAGCVYNDIVDRDLDAKVARTASRPVASGAVSVRNALLWTLLLSLVGLVVLLQLPRPAQIVAIMSLALVAAYPFMKRITWWPQAWLGLVFSWGALVGWIAVGGGDGLALPLLYAGSIAWVIGYDTIYALQDIEDDALVGVKSSARAMGTQVRSGVALCYATALLLWAGALWSVRPDPLVFVALVPAALHLTGQVATLEPASGADALAKFRSNRFAGLLIFAAMLVVGSAG; this is translated from the coding sequence ATGACCGCGGCGCATCCTCCCGACAGCCAGCACCTGGGCTTTCTCGTCCTGCTCCCCGCCGCGATGCGCCCCTATGCCTTGCTTGCGCGGTTCGACAGGCCGATCGGCTGGTGGCTCCTCTATTGGCCTTGCGCCTGGGGACTCGCGCTCGGCGGCGGCGCGCGGAGCCATTGGCCGCTGTTCTTCTGGATGCTGCTCGGCGCGATCGTCATGCGCGGTGCTGGCTGCGTCTATAACGACATCGTCGACCGCGACCTCGACGCAAAGGTCGCGCGAACGGCCTCGCGCCCGGTCGCGAGCGGCGCGGTGTCGGTCCGAAATGCCCTCTTGTGGACGCTCTTGCTGTCGCTTGTCGGACTGGTTGTACTGCTGCAACTGCCCCGGCCCGCGCAGATTGTTGCAATCATGAGCCTTGCGCTGGTCGCCGCCTACCCTTTCATGAAGCGGATCACCTGGTGGCCCCAGGCGTGGCTGGGCCTCGTGTTCAGCTGGGGTGCGCTGGTCGGCTGGATTGCGGTCGGCGGGGGCGATGGTCTCGCGCTTCCCTTGCTCTACGCGGGATCAATCGCGTGGGTGATCGGCTATGATACCATCTACGCACTGCAGGATATCGAAGATGACGCGCTCGTCGGCGTGAAGTCGAGCGCACGCGCGATGGGAACGCAGGTACGCTCCGGGGTCGCGCTTTGCTACGCGACTGCACTGCTCTTGTGGGCAGGGGCGCTGTGGAGTGTGCGTCCCGACCCGCTTGTATTCGTCGCGCTGGTGCCCGCTGCGCTGCACCTGACGGGGCAGGTTGCGACGCTCGAGCCCGCCAGCGGCGCCGACGCACTTGCAAAGTTCCGCAGTAACCGCTTCGCAGGGCTGCTCATATTCGCGGCGATGCTGGTGGTGGGAAGCGCAGGCTAG
- a CDS encoding GNAT family acetyltransferase: MILVRPASAGDAGAAVALWEACELTRPWNDARADFARALGHEAATILLAEEEGAIMGTVMAGFDGHRGWLYYLGVRPDRRGAGIAQQLLGAARDWLRECGCPKVELMVRDANPAAGFYEGLGWELQPVKVFARWLD, from the coding sequence ATGATCCTGGTACGCCCCGCGTCGGCGGGCGATGCCGGCGCAGCCGTCGCCCTCTGGGAAGCATGTGAACTGACACGTCCCTGGAACGACGCGCGCGCCGATTTCGCTCGGGCACTGGGCCATGAGGCCGCCACCATCCTGCTCGCCGAAGAGGAAGGGGCGATCATGGGCACAGTGATGGCGGGCTTCGACGGCCATCGCGGCTGGCTCTATTATCTGGGTGTGCGGCCCGATCGCCGCGGCGCCGGCATCGCGCAGCAGCTGCTCGGGGCCGCGCGCGACTGGCTGCGTGAATGCGGATGCCCCAAGGTCGAGCTGATGGTGCGCGACGCCAATCCCGCAGCCGGTTTCTACGAGGGGCTCGGGTGGGAATTGCAGCCGGTCAAAGTCTTTGCCCGGTGGCTCGATTAG
- the pth gene encoding aminoacyl-tRNA hydrolase encodes MQLWVGLGNPGPQYAMHRHNVGFMAVDVIADMHGFGAPAKKFQGWLQDGRIGRDRVLILKPATFMNESGRSVRAAMDFYKLTPQDVTAFYDELDLAPMKVKVKRGGGAAGHNGIRSMIAHIGDDFRRVRIGIGHPGHKDRVTGHVLGNYHKSEVEPLTDLLGAIAAEAPWLAEGDDVRFQNDLALRLQS; translated from the coding sequence ATGCAGCTCTGGGTCGGCCTGGGCAATCCCGGGCCCCAATATGCGATGCACCGCCACAATGTGGGCTTCATGGCGGTCGACGTTATCGCCGACATGCACGGCTTTGGCGCGCCTGCGAAGAAATTCCAGGGCTGGCTGCAGGACGGCCGCATCGGCCGCGATCGGGTGCTGATCCTCAAACCCGCGACCTTCATGAACGAAAGCGGTCGCAGCGTGCGCGCCGCGATGGATTTCTACAAGCTGACACCGCAAGACGTCACCGCATTCTATGACGAGCTCGACCTCGCCCCGATGAAGGTCAAGGTGAAGCGCGGCGGCGGCGCGGCGGGGCATAACGGCATCCGCAGCATGATCGCGCATATCGGCGATGATTTCCGCCGCGTGCGGATCGGCATCGGCCACCCGGGGCACAAGGACCGGGTGACCGGCCATGTACTCGGCAACTACCACAAGAGCGAGGTCGAACCGCTGACCGACCTGCTCGGCGCCATCGCCGCAGAGGCGCCGTGGCTCGCCGAAGGCGATGATGTGCGGTTCCAGAATGATCTCGCGTTGAGGCTGCAGTCATGA
- a CDS encoding TadE/TadG family type IV pilus assembly protein yields MRGTIIRRFHQGASKLLRDQRGNTMFLTAAAVVPLIGLVGSGVDIGRAYMAELRLQQACDAGVLAGRRAMAGSTYTSAAEAEANKMFAYNFPNDMYGSSNVTFTSRAQGTSDVTGTATARLPTALMQIFNFTEFNLSVSCTAKLEISNTDVMMVLDVTGSMTTVNSGDSVSRMDALKEATMDFFDTLTTADLGDGRLRFGVIPYSSSANVGQILYDKNPAWLSDTTRLPSREAEPPTWINPVTNNYGSAYNTAAYAVENWANTGTTISGKNSTTCPRTTKANSSATTYGTASKVETGQTVGDDKRVTNQNSNQAYRYYEYKYVWASNRCNEQRRTMEYIRTQPQTVTEYRKQNYIYKDYDFDVTLAKAGNVLSTTTGDFGNTYTATWGGCVIERQTTAFGTTTTAPSSAYDMDVDSAPTSDDATKWKLLIPEIAFPRASGPGNTPSSTGSSGVTVNYKNVTKDSAGSNGSWQRYSKYWSNGWGVCPVPAMKLTTMTKDDRSTFNSYVTSLQAVGGTYHDSGLVWGIRLLSPDGMFADENGAAPNGRPIGRHIVFMTDGDMSANMGNLGFQGYEWTMKRVGGTSDSDLTARHNNRFLQLCEKAKAKNITVWVVSFGTALNSQMTTCATPGKAYQANNAAQLSENFQAIARQISKLRLSQ; encoded by the coding sequence ATGCGAGGGACCATCATCCGTCGTTTCCATCAGGGCGCGAGCAAGCTGCTTCGCGACCAGCGCGGCAACACCATGTTCCTGACCGCTGCTGCAGTTGTGCCGCTGATCGGCCTCGTCGGTTCCGGCGTGGACATCGGCCGCGCCTATATGGCCGAACTGCGGCTCCAGCAGGCCTGTGACGCTGGCGTGCTCGCCGGGCGACGCGCGATGGCGGGCAGCACCTACACTTCGGCCGCGGAAGCGGAAGCGAACAAGATGTTCGCCTATAATTTCCCGAACGACATGTATGGCAGCAGCAATGTTACCTTCACCTCGAGGGCGCAGGGCACGTCCGACGTCACCGGCACGGCGACCGCCAGACTGCCCACCGCCTTGATGCAGATTTTCAACTTCACCGAGTTCAATCTATCGGTAAGCTGCACGGCGAAGCTGGAAATTTCCAACACTGACGTGATGATGGTGCTCGATGTTACGGGGTCGATGACGACGGTCAATTCGGGTGATTCGGTGTCGCGCATGGACGCGCTCAAAGAAGCGACGATGGATTTTTTCGACACGCTGACGACTGCTGATCTCGGGGACGGCCGCCTGAGGTTCGGCGTGATTCCCTACAGCTCAAGCGCGAACGTCGGACAGATCCTGTACGACAAGAACCCGGCATGGCTATCGGATACGACGCGTCTGCCCTCGCGCGAGGCGGAGCCGCCGACCTGGATCAACCCGGTAACGAACAACTATGGCTCGGCCTATAACACCGCGGCCTATGCCGTCGAGAATTGGGCGAACACCGGCACGACAATTTCCGGCAAGAACAGCACGACCTGTCCGCGAACGACGAAGGCCAATTCGAGCGCGACGACCTACGGCACGGCGTCGAAAGTCGAGACGGGACAAACCGTCGGCGACGACAAGCGCGTCACGAACCAGAATTCCAACCAGGCGTATCGTTACTATGAGTATAAATATGTCTGGGCGTCGAACAGATGCAACGAACAGCGGCGGACAATGGAATATATCCGCACGCAGCCCCAGACGGTGACCGAGTATCGCAAGCAAAACTATATCTACAAGGATTATGATTTTGATGTAACGCTGGCGAAGGCAGGTAATGTCCTCTCGACCACGACTGGTGATTTCGGTAATACCTATACTGCAACGTGGGGCGGCTGCGTCATCGAGCGCCAGACCACCGCGTTCGGAACGACGACAACGGCGCCCTCTTCGGCCTATGACATGGATGTCGATAGCGCACCGACGAGCGACGATGCCACCAAGTGGAAGCTGCTGATTCCCGAAATCGCATTTCCGCGGGCCAGCGGGCCCGGCAACACGCCATCCTCGACGGGCTCAAGCGGCGTCACGGTCAATTACAAGAATGTGACCAAGGACAGCGCCGGCTCCAATGGCAGCTGGCAACGCTATTCCAAATATTGGAGCAACGGTTGGGGCGTATGCCCGGTACCGGCGATGAAGCTGACCACGATGACCAAGGACGACCGGTCGACGTTCAACAGCTATGTCACATCATTGCAGGCGGTCGGAGGCACCTATCACGATTCGGGGCTGGTATGGGGCATCCGCCTCCTGTCGCCCGATGGGATGTTTGCGGACGAGAATGGCGCGGCACCGAACGGACGGCCGATCGGCCGCCATATCGTGTTCATGACCGACGGCGACATGTCGGCGAACATGGGCAATCTGGGTTTCCAGGGCTATGAGTGGACGATGAAGCGCGTCGGCGGGACGAGCGACAGCGACCTGACTGCACGCCACAACAATCGCTTCTTGCAGCTGTGCGAAAAGGCGAAGGCCAAGAATATCACTGTCTGGGTGGTCAGCTTCGGGACCGCGCTGAACTCGCAGATGACGACCTGCGCGACACCGGGCAAGGCGTATCAGGCAAACAATGCCGCGCAACTCAGCGAAAATTTTCAGGCGATCGCCCGCCAGATCTCGAAACTGCGGTTGTCGCAATGA
- a CDS encoding 16S rRNA (uracil(1498)-N(3))-methyltransferase has protein sequence MPATPAWPPASTPRLFVDEPLGLERAPIIDGSAAHYLLHVMRAKTGDPLLLFDNRSGEWLGSIAATQKRTLTVRIECQTRPIERVPDLWLCFAPVKKARLDWIIEKATELGIARLQPVITERTIVERVRRERIEAQIIEACEQCGRTALPELADPVKLPQLLMDWPEERALLFADEAGGIPLAGANAPAPAAILTGPEGGFTDQEREALLALRAVRRIALGPRILRAETAAIAATGIWMATHGDWDAEGRSG, from the coding sequence ATGCCCGCCACACCTGCCTGGCCGCCGGCCAGCACGCCCCGCCTGTTCGTCGACGAGCCGCTCGGTCTCGAACGCGCGCCGATTATCGATGGGTCCGCGGCACATTATCTGCTGCATGTCATGCGGGCGAAGACGGGGGACCCCTTGCTCCTTTTCGACAATCGCAGCGGCGAATGGCTTGGCAGTATCGCCGCGACGCAAAAGCGCACGCTGACCGTTCGGATCGAGTGTCAGACGCGGCCGATTGAACGCGTGCCCGATCTCTGGCTCTGTTTCGCGCCTGTCAAAAAGGCACGCCTCGACTGGATCATCGAAAAGGCAACCGAACTCGGCATCGCGCGCCTGCAGCCGGTCATCACCGAGCGCACCATCGTCGAGCGGGTCAGGCGCGAGCGAATCGAGGCGCAGATCATCGAGGCTTGCGAGCAATGCGGACGCACTGCTCTCCCTGAGCTCGCCGACCCGGTGAAGCTGCCGCAGCTGCTGATGGACTGGCCTGAAGAGCGTGCGCTACTCTTCGCCGACGAAGCGGGCGGGATCCCACTGGCCGGCGCCAATGCCCCCGCCCCCGCCGCGATCCTCACCGGCCCCGAAGGCGGCTTTACCGACCAGGAGCGCGAAGCGCTGCTAGCGCTTCGCGCGGTGCGCCGTATTGCGCTCGGTCCCCGCATTCTGCGCGCAGAAACCGCTGCCATCGCCGCAACCGGCATCTGGATGGCGACCCATGGCGACTGGGATGCGGAGGGTAGGTCTGGCTGA
- a CDS encoding 50S ribosomal protein L25/general stress protein Ctc codes for MSDQLVLSAETRERGGKGASRELRREGRVPAVVYGGKEEPLMIHIEEKLLMKQLMTGHFMNSVVMIEVGGKTIRTLPKDVAFHPVKDRPIHADFLRIAKDAKVQVAVPVIFQNEDASPGLKRGGVLNIVRHELELVCEADRIPDEIVIDVTGFDVGDSIHISNVTLPQGAESAITDRDFTIATIVAPSALKSSDGDTTKDAGEDEAEGGDEA; via the coding sequence ATGAGCGACCAGCTGGTGCTGTCGGCCGAGACGCGTGAACGCGGAGGCAAGGGAGCCTCGCGCGAACTGCGTCGTGAGGGCCGGGTCCCCGCCGTTGTCTATGGCGGCAAAGAAGAACCCCTGATGATCCACATCGAGGAAAAGCTGCTGATGAAGCAGCTGATGACGGGTCACTTCATGAACTCGGTCGTGATGATCGAGGTCGGCGGCAAGACGATTCGCACGCTGCCCAAGGACGTCGCTTTCCACCCGGTCAAGGATCGCCCGATCCACGCTGACTTCCTGCGCATTGCCAAGGATGCCAAGGTTCAGGTTGCGGTTCCGGTCATCTTCCAGAACGAAGACGCCTCGCCGGGCCTGAAGCGCGGCGGCGTTTTGAACATCGTTCGTCATGAACTCGAACTCGTCTGCGAAGCGGACAGGATTCCCGACGAGATCGTGATCGACGTTACCGGCTTCGACGTCGGCGATTCGATCCATATCAGTAACGTGACGCTGCCCCAGGGCGCCGAAAGCGCGATCACCGATCGCGATTTCACCATCGCCACCATCGTCGCCCCGTCGGCGCTCAAGTCGAGCGATGGCGACACGACGAAGGATGCAGGTGAAGACGAAGCCGAAGGCGGCGACGAAGCCTGA